GGCCATGGCGTGATCGACGTGCGGGGCGTAGAACGGCACGTTCAGGGCCGTTCGTTCGGCGTGCGTGATCTTCATGGATTCCTCCTGCAGTGGTAAGGGACGGTAGGGTCGGGACGGGCGTGAAATCTATATAACTAAGGCGGGATTCTAAAAACGCAATCCATTTATGAACACTTGCCTTGCCTCGGATTTTCGATCTGGTTACATTCCTTTCAGAAAGGCTCCAGATCGCTTACCAGGAAAAACAGAGGACCACTTGAAACTCGAAAGTCGGGTCGCTATCGTCACGGGCGGCAGTTCCGGTATTGGCCGGGGTATATCCATCGAACTGGCCAGGGAAGGAGCCCGCGTCGTGGTGTGCGACCTCGTCGAGCGTCCGAAGCCGGGCAAGTACCATGACCAGGACGTGACGACGCCGACTGTGTCGGCATTGAAAGAGATGGGTTCCGACGGCCTCTTCGTGCAGGCCGACGTATCGGACGAAACGGCCGTCAACCGACTGGTTGATCGGACACTGGAAGCCTTCGGCGGACTGGACATCCTGGTCAACAACGCGGGCATTTTCGCCCTCGGAGACAGCCAGACGACCCCGGTCGAGACGTGGGACCGCATCATGGGCGTGAACCTGCGCGCCCTGTTCCTGACTACGCGTGCCGCTGTGCCGCACCTGAAGGCATCCCGTTCGGGACGGATCATCAACATCGCTTCCGTGCACGCCTTTCACGGCGGCGGCGGTCCGGCGTACGCGCCGGCCAAGGCCGGTGTCGTCAACCTCACGCGGGACACGGCGGTCGAACTGGCGTCGCTCGGCATAACCGCCAATACGATCTGCCCGGGCTATATCGAGACGCCCATCCAGGACTACCTGACCGAGGACCAGGTCGCCGAGGCGCTGGAGAAGACCCCTCTGCCTCGGCTGGGCCTGCCGAAGGACATCGGCCGGGCCTGCGTGTTCTTCGCGTCGGACGACGCCGAGTGGATCACCGGAACGGCCCTTCCCGTCGACGGCGGCTGGCTGGCCCCGATCTGGTAGGCGGGCCCGACAGGTCTTAGTTCATATGGAAAAACTTTTTGCCATAGCCGGCGGTATCTCGGCGCTCCTGGGCGTGGTCGCCGGGGCCTTCGGCGCCCATGGACTGAAGAATCGGATCTCGCCGGAGATGCTGGAGATCTTCGAGACCGCCGTCCGGTACCAGATGTATCACGCCTTCGGCCTGCTCTTCGCGGCCTGGGCGGTCTCCCGCTGGCCGGGTGCGATCCAGCCGGCGGCGGGATGGTCGTTCATCGCGGGCACGGTGCTGTTCTCCGGCAGCCTGTACGTATTGAGTCTCACGGGCATCCGGTGGCTGGGCGCCGTGACCCCGCTGGGTGGCGTGGCGTTCATCGTCGGCTGGCTTCTCCTGGTCTACGGCATATATCGGGCTTGAAACGGCAGGGAGTCGAATGCGCGTCGTAACCGGAATCATCGCCCACGAGACGAGCACGTTCACGACCGTCGAAACCACCCGTAGGAACTACCAGGAACGGTACGGCGGCCTGCGGGGCAGCGAGATCCTAAAGGCGTTCAGGGGCGCGAACAAGCCCACGGGCGGCTTCATCGAAGGCGCGGAAGCACACGGGTTCGAATTGATCCCCACGATCGTGGCCGAACCCCATCCGAGCGGTCCCACGCCGCGGGCGCTTTTAGACGAGATCGTCGACGAGATGCTGGACGGTTTTCGCGGCGCGGATCCCATAGACGGCGTGCTGCTCGAACTGCACGGCGCCATGGTGGCCGAAGGCATCGACGATGGTGAAGGATACATCCTCTCCGCCGTCCGGGACCTCGTCGGGGACGTGCCCGTCGTAGGGCAGCTCGACATCCACTCCAACATGACGCCGCTGATGATCGAGCAGGCCGACGTGCTGATCGGCCGGGAATCCTACCCGGAGGTGGACATGGCGCCCCGGGGGCGGGAATGTGCCGACGTGCTCGTCCGGATCCTGAGGGAGGGCTTGCGGCCAACCATGGCGCTGCACCAGATCCCCATGGTCTGGGGCATGAACCAGGTGACCGCTCATTCGCCCATGAAGGAGGCGATCGACTACCTCCATGAAATCGAATCGAGGCCCGGGGTCGTCTGCGGATCGATCGCCACCTGTTTCCCGCTGGCGGATATACCCCACATGGGGGCGTCCGTGTACATCGTGACGGACGACGACCGGGAGATGGCCCAGCGTTACGCAGACGAACTGGGCGCCTGGCTGTACGACCGGCGGGCCGACTGGCACTACCACATGCCGTCGACGAAGGAGACGCTGGAACGGGTCCACGCGGAGGACCATTTCCCCGTCGTGCTGGCGGACCGCAACGACAACACGGGCGGCGGGTCGCCGGGAGACAGCACCGCCATGCTGCGCACGTTCATCGACGCCGGACTCGAAGACGCCTGCGTCCTGTACATGGTCGACCCGCAGGCGGTGGACCGGTGCATGGACGCCGGTGTGGGCGCGACGGTTACGCTGGACGTCGGGGGGAAATCCACGCCGTTGCAGGGCGAGCCGGTGACCATGACGGCGGAGGTGCTGGCCCTGTCGGACGGCAGGTTCCGTTACCACGGCCCCATGCTCGCGGGCCTGGAGGGTACGATGGGACCATCGGCTCATATCCGGCAGGAAGGTGTACACGTCATCCTCGTGAACGAGCGCGAACAACCCTTCGATACGGCGTTTTCGGAATCTCTCGGCCTGGACCCCAGGGAAATGCGTTACATCGGCGTCAAGTCATCGGCCCACTTCCGGGCAGGTTTCGAACCGTGGGCGGGCGCGATCCACGTGGTCACTGAACCGGGCGTCCATGACGCCGGCGTGGTCACCTATCACCGCCTCGGCAGAAAACTCTATCCGCTGGACGGCGCGCAGAGATAGCGTAGCGATACCGGCGGCCCGACCGCGTGCTCTGCAGACTGGATCTTTACCGGAGCGGAACATGAACACCGCGACCCAGAAAATCGATACCGCTTCGATCTGGTTCGATCACCAGACGCTGATCAGGAACGTGGACGTCCTGCTCACGGTCTACGACCAGGCCGCGCAGGGCGTGCTGGACCTGGCGAACAGCGAGGGCTATTTCGAAGGCGTCGATCCGGAACTGCTGAAATGGCCGCCTTCGCGGACGCCCGGTGGATCGATCGGGCTGGAGGGGCTGGGCTATCGCGCGAAGCTGATCGGCGCGATCTACGAAGGGGTTCCCCTCCTTCGCGACCAGCGGATGGGCGAGGCCTACGACCAGTTCCGGCGGGTCGCCCCCGACTACTACCAGTCGGTTCAGTTGTACGCCCGCGTAAGGGAGCAGTTCCTGCAGCAGGACCCGGACGCCACCGCCCAGTTCCTCGAACTGTACCAGACGGTCTACGTCGAAGCGCTCCGGGCGAGCAACGTGTTTACCCCGGACGAGGGCGAGGCCGCCCTGGCCGGGGCCAGGCTGTCCCGTGTGCCCCTGTCTCACGCCCAGCCTGTCGCCGAGAAGCTCAAGGACATCGTGCCGGAGGACGACCCCATCTGGCAGGCTACCTATCCCTGCACGCTCGACGGCAAGGAAACCCGCTCCACGCTGAGGGACATCTTCCACAACACCGCGGAGAAAACGCTCGAATACCTGGCCGCCGGCGAACTGCTCGCCGTCCGCTACAATACCTATACCAATTTCGCGTGGTTCGGTTGCGCGGTATGGAAGATCATCAGCGACGCCGAACTGCTGGCCGAGTTCTGCCGCCGGCATGTCCCGAGCAAGTATATCCAGCGCAAGATCGACGGCATCCAGGAGGATATCCTGCTCGGCCAGGCCATGATGGTGGAGTTCTTCCAGGCGCACCAGGAGAACCCTGCGCAGCTCAAGCCTACCGGATACTGGTACGGCCATCACTATACGAGCCTGACCCGGGACATGATCGACCTGACCCATGCCCTGATGGACAAGTGCAACCTGGTCATCTACCGGATCAACCAGCACATGAAGGACCATGAGGAGGAGAAGGCGAAAATCCCCGACGAACTCGCCTCCATGCTGGAACCCATGGTGGTGCCGCCCCTGCTGGACCGGACCGCTGCGGGCCATTTCCTGGAGTATCCGCACGTGGGGCGCAACGCCCGGTATTCTCCCGTCAAGCGCGCCACGAAGCTCACCCGGTGGATCGGTGCTTCATGGCGGTACGTCAGGAATAAACTCGCCATCGAGGAGGAGAACCTGGGTGAGCGGGACCAGCTCGAGGCGGCCTGGCACAACAGTCTCACCTGGGCCGACCGGACTCTGAAGATCTTCGGCATAACGGTCAAGGTCCACGTCGATCCGATGGTCGGCGAACTGGCCCGCGTGCTCAAGCTGCACGAGGGGCGGTACAAGGTCCTCTTCTTCCCGACCCACCAGAGTGTCTTCGACCATCCCGTCATGTACAAGGTGCTTCAGTCCCGCGTTCTGCTGGACGCCCTGGGCTGGGAGGATTCCCGTCCCTGCACCATCCTGTCCCGGTCGGGCCTGACGGAGTACGTGACGCTGCGCCTGGGATCCTGGAGCACGACCCTGTTCGGCGTGAACGCCGCGGAATTCGACCGGCTGCTCGAGGAAGTAGACGGTTACGTGGTCCTGCCCCGCGCGGGAGATACCAACAACGCGACCCAGCGATTCGCCGGACTGCTTGAAAAACGACCGGGCATCATTTACGCCGCTGGGACCACGGCGGCCTTCGACATCCAGTCCATACCCCTGCAGCACGGGCTGTTCAGCAAGATTCCGCCCGACGTGGTCATCATTCCCATGGCCTTCAGGGGCATCCATTCCATCTGGCCCAAGTGTCCGAGGCGGAACATCCGCATAAACCCGGGCCAGGTCGAAGTCGTGGTGGCGCCGCCCATGATGGGAGAGACCACGTTGTTCCCGCGGCGCCGGTCCCTCAGGCCCCAGATCGAACCGGCGGCGCTGTTCCAGGCCGTGCAACTCGTTCACCTGCTCAATCCGAATCACCGGCCCTAGCCGCCGCTGAATCCTTTCACGCACCAACCGGGCAAACCCACCATGAACCCGATAAGAACGTTCAAACGCCTCCTGCTGGCCTGCGGACTGGCCTGCGGGCTGGCCTGGCCGGGCGCGGACGCCGTGGCATCCCGGGTCGACGTCATCAGGCTGATCGGCCCGATCGGTCCGGTCAGCGTCCAGCACGTGTCCGCCGCGATCGAACGGGCGGAAGACGACCGGTCGGAATGCCTGGTGATCCTGCTCGACACTCCCGGCGGGCTGCTCCAGTCCACCCAGATGATGATAAAGGACATGCTCGCGTCCAACGTGCCCGTCGTGGTCTACGTGTCGCCCAGCGGCGCGGGCGCCGGATCGGCGGGCGTGTTTATCACCATGAGCGCCCACGTCGCCGCCATGGCCCCGGGCACGAGCATCGGCGCGGCCAGCCCCGTGGGCATCGGCGGCGCGGTCGCGGACTCGACCATGCAGGAGAAGGTCGAGAACTTCTCCGTGAGTTATATCCGGTCCATCGCCGAGAAGCACGGCCGTAACGCGGACTGGGCGGAACAGGCGGTGCGGAAGGCCGAGGCCCTGACCGACCGGGAAGCCGTGGAGCAGAACGTCGTGGACCTCAGCGTCGCCACGCTGGACTCGCTGCTCATGCGGATCGACGGCACCGTGGTCGAAGTCCGCGAAGGCAGCCGGGTATTGCGCACGAAGGACGCCGAGGTGAGCATACGTGAAATGAGCTGGCATCACCGGGTACTGAACGTGCTCTCCAATCCCAATATTGCCTATCTCCTGATGATGCTCGGGTTCTACGGGCTCATCTACGAGTTCATCAATCCCGGGGCCATCTTCCCCGGTGTCGTGGGCGGCATGTGCATTGTCATCGGGCTTTTCGCCCTGCAGACGCTGCCCATCAACTACGCGGGGCTTCTGCTGCTCCTGCTTGGATTGGGATTGTTCGTCTCCGAACTGTTCGTGGCCAGCGGGGGCCTGCTGACTCTCGGCGGCGCCGTTTCGTTCACGATCGGTTCGATGATGCTCATCGATTCGCCCGATCCCTATCTCCGCATTTCCCTGTATGCCATCATTCCGGCCGTGCTCGCGACCGCGGCCTTCACGCTCTTCGCGTTGGGCTATGCGCTGAAGGCCCAGAAGCGGCGCACGACCACGGGCAGCCAGGGACTGATCGGCGAGACGGGCCGCGCGCACACGGCCGTGGACAGCCGGAACGGCAAAGTATTCGTCCACGGCGAATACTGGTTCGCCACGAGCGAAACGCCTGTCGAGCCCGATACGCCGGTTCGGGTGGTGGAGGTCAATGGTCTGCGACTCAAGGTGGAAAGCCTGGAATCAGGAGCGGACGTAACGTAATAAGGGGAGGACGCCCATGTTCTTTGACGGATTTCAGCTGTCGACGATCGTCATCATCCTGATCGTCATCATTCTCTTCACCAACGCGGTCAAGATACTCCGCGAATACGAGCGGGGTGTGATATTCCGGCTGGGCCGGCTTTCCAAGGCCCTCATCGGGAAGAACGGACCGGGTATCATTATCCTGATCCCTGGTATCGATAAAATGGAAAAGGTCAGCCTGCGCACCGTGACCAAGGACGTGCCGGCCCAGGACGTGATTACCCGGGACAACGTGTCCATCAAGGTCAACGCGGTGATCTACTTCCGGGTCCTCGATCCCGAACGGGCGATCACCGAGGTGGAGGATTTCCTGCAGGCGACCCACCAGCTAGCCCAGACCTCGTTGCGGAGCGTACTCGGGCAGGTGGAACTGGACGACCTGCTGTCCAACCGGGACAAGATCAACGAGGACCTGCAGATCCTGCTGGACCAGCAGACCGAACCCTGGGGCATCAAGGTGTCCATGGTCGTCATCAAGAACGTCGACCTGCCCATCGAGATGCAGCGGGCCATGGCCAAGCAGGCGGAAGCGGAGCGGGAACGCCGGGCCAAGGTCATCAACGCCCTGGGAGAGCAGCAGGCCGCAGAGAAACTCTCCGAGGCCGCCCACGTCATGGGCACCCATCCCGTCGCCGTGCAGTTGCGATACCTCCAGACCCTTTCGGTCGTGGCGGCGGAGAACAACTCCACCACGCTGTTCCCCGTCCCCATCGACCTTTTCAAGCCTTTCGTGGACGCGATGAAACCGGCGGTCACGGGCGGTCCGGCGAATCCGGGTTCCGGCGCGGCGGAGACGAATCCCGGCGCGGCGGAGCGTCAGGACGAGGAGGCTTCATAACTTACGAGATCGCCTGATCGGATTCCGACTAAATCGGTCAACACGCAATGTTTCCAATGACCCGCAGAAAGGACGATGCGATGACCGATTTACAGGGAGTAACACCGATCAGGGACTGGCCGGAAGACGAGAAGCCCAGGGAGCGCCTGCTCAAATACGGCATACACACGCTGTCGGACACGGAATTGATCGCGCTGCTGCTGCGCACGGGAAACGGCGCGGGCGGCAGGGACGTCATTGAGATCTCACGGGAACTCCTGCAGCACTTCGGCGGCCTGCGCCACCTCGCCACCCGGGAACTGAGCGAGTTGTGCCAGGTTTCGGGCGTGGGACCCGTCAAGGCCGCCCAGATCGCCTCCGCCATCGAAATCGGCCGTCGGCTCGAAGCCCAGGACATGGATAAGAAGTCCTTCATTTCGAGCACGGACGTGGCGCGCTACTTCATGCCGCGGCTTAGGGACCTGCGCAAGGAAATCTTCATGGTCCTGATGCTCGACGCGCGCAACTGCCTGATCCGCGGCGTGACCGTATCGGTGGGTAGCCTTACGGCGAGCATCGTCCATCCCCGCGAAGTGTTCAAACCCGCCATCCTCGATTCGGCCGCCTCGGTGATTTTCGTGCACAACCATCCCAGCGGCGACCCCACGCCGAGCCAGGACGACCTCAAGATCACGGCCCAGCTCGTCGACGCGGGCCAGATGATCGACATCAAGGTGCTTGATCACATCATCATCGGCCGAAAGTCCTTTACCAGCCTGGCCGGCAAGGGTTTAATTTAGCGGTTGGCCTGGTCGGCCTGGCCCGCCTGGCTATTCAGGCACAGGTGTGCCCGGCACCCGGAGGATGGCGTGGAATCATCAGAAAACGACCGCATCAGGATCGGCTTCGTGGGTGCGGGATTCATGGGACAACTGGTCCACCTGCCAAATTTCACGGAGATGGCCGGTTGCGAGGTGGTCGCCCTGGCCGACCGCAGGCCCCGGCTCGCGCGGTTGGTGGCAGACCGTTTCGGGGTCGCAAGGACCTGCGACTCCCACGAGGAGCTTTGCGCCGACCCCGCGATAGACGCCATCGTGCAGATTACCTCCGACGACGCCCACGCACCCGTTTCCATCGACGCGTTGAACGCGGGCAAGCACGTCTACCTCGAGAAGCCCATGGCGACCAACCTGTCCGATGCCCGCCGCATGGTCGAGGCCGCCCAGCGCAACGAACGCCAGCTAATGGTCGGGTACATGAAACGGTTCGATACCGGAGTCGAACTGGCCCGCTCGATCATCGAAGAACTGACCTCATCCGGCGAACTCGGGGCGATCACCCACGCGAGAGGCCATTGCTTTGCCGGAGACTGGGTCTGCAACGCCGGGACGCCGATCCGAACGGACGAGACCTACCCGGAAATCGAACCCCGGCCTCCGGCGTGGCTGGCGCAGGAACGCGTCCGTGAGATCTACAGTTTAAACAACCTGTATTGCCACAACATCAATCTGATGCGCCACCTGCTGGGCGAGGTCCGGGCACTGAAATACGCGGCCCTCGACAGTCTGACCAAATTGATGATCTTCGCCATGGACGGCTTCGACGCGGTGCTGGAACTGGGACGGCTGTCGGCGAATTTCTGGGACGAGGGCGTCAAGGTGTATTTCGAAGACGGATGGGTGGAGGTCCTAACGCCGCCCCCGCTGCTCAGGAACGTGCCGGCCCGGGTCTCCGTCTACCGGGCGGGCGACATACAGGAGCACGCCCAGCCGCAGGCGCCGAGAGACTGGGCGTTTCGCCGGGCGAACGCCCACTTCCTGGACTGTATACGGTCCGGCGATCCGGTCCGTTCCACCGGTGCGGACTCCATCCGCGACCAGGAACTGCTGGAAGAAGCCTTCAGGCGGTTTTAGAAAGGAGCACATGCCCAAAATGATGGAACCATCCGAAATCAAGAACGCGCTGGAAGCGTGCCGGAGCCAGTTGTCCTATCTCTGGAGGGGCCTTTGACATAGAGAACCGGCAGGCGGAGACGGCCCGGCTCGAAGGCGTCACGGGCGAACCGGACTTCTGGAACAACCAGGCCAGGGCCCAGGCGATCAGCCGGCAGATCAGCGATCACAAGAAGATCATCGATGGCTGGAACGAGATGGGCAGCCAGGCCGAGGACCTGGAGACCCTGTTTGAAATGGCCGTAGAAGAAGACGACCGGGACGCTTTCGACGAGATAGAAGAAGGGGTCCGGTCGCTGCAGGGCCTCCTTGAGGCGGCGACGCTGCAGAGCATGCTGTCGGCCCCCGACGACACGAAGAACGCCATCGTTTCCATTCACCCGGGGGCGGGCGGTACCGAGTCCCAGGACTGGGCGGAAATGCTCATGCGCATGTACCTGCGCTGGATGGAATCACGGGACTACGCCTTCGACACCCTGGACCTGCAGCCGGGTGAGGAAGCCGGCATCAAGAGCGTATCCATCGAAGTCACGGGCGAATACGCCTACGGGTACCTCAAGGCGGAAGCCGGGGTCCACCGCCTCGTGCGCATCTCCCCCTTCGATTCGAACCACCGGCGGCACACCTCCTTCGCCTCGGTTTCCGTGCTACCTGAAATCGACGATCCGGGCGATATCGATTTAAACGAGACGGACCTGGAGATCGACGTCTACCGGGCGAGCGGCGCCGGAGGCCAGCACGTGAACAAGACCTCTTCGGCCGTGCGCATCACCCACCGGCCTTCCGGCATCGTCGTGCAGTGCCAGTCGGAGCGGTCCCAGCACCGCAACCGGGAAAGCGCCATGAAAGTGCTCATGTCCCGCCTCTACCAGCAGCGGCAGGATGAGATCCGGGAGAAAAGGGAACGTCTCGAAGGCGACAAGAAGGACATCGCGTGGGGCAGCCAGATCCGTTCCTACGTTTTCCACCCCTACACCATGGTCAAGGACCACCGGACCGGAACGGAAGTCGGCAATATCCAGTCCGTGATGAACGGCGGGATCGATGCCTTCATCGAGGCCTACCTCCGCAGTGGAGACTCCGCGAAAAGCGACTGAAACCGCCCCCGCACGCATGCCGCACGCGCCCATCCCGCACGTCCCGCCGCACATCCGCCGCGCGCCCCCGCACGCATGCCGCACGGACCCCCGCCGCACGGTGTTCCGATAGTCCTTTTTCGTTGACAGGACGGCCTGTCGCGCCTATATTCCGGTGCCCGTCCGGCAGGCCGGTCGGCGCATCGATCAATCCGCAGCGCGCCTCTACCGGGGTCCGCCACCAACCATGAAGTCCTTCGGAGCAAACGGGTGAACCGCCCGATCGAATTCAACCGTCAACGGTACAGCAAACTCGAAGAGATCCGCGCGCGCGGCATCGATCCGTACCCCGTCCGATACGACGTAACCCATCCCGCCCAGTCCATTCTCGATCAGGCGGAATCACTGATCGAATCCGCCGAGCCCGTCGCGGTAGCGGGCCGGATTACGTCCAAGCGGGGCCATGGCAAGTCCGGATTCGCCCACCTGCTCGACCGTACCGGCCGGATCCAGATCTACGTCCGGCTCGATCGCGTCGGACCGGAAGCCTACGAGGTCTACGACCAGTTGATCGAGGTCGGGGACTACCTGGGCGTGAAAGGCGCCGTCTTCACCACCCGGACCGGTGAAACCACCGTCATGGCGGACGAACTGACGCTGCTGTCCAAGTCGTTGCGCGCTTTGCCCGAGAAGTGGCACGGCCTCCGGGATATCGAGACCCGGTACCGGCAGCGCTACGTCGACCTGATCATCAATCCCGGGGTCAAGGAGGTCTTCCTCAAGCGCTCGCGGCTCATCCGGTCCATCCAGCGGTTCATGGACGGCGAGGGCTTCATCGAAGTCGAAACACCGATCCTTCAGCCCCTTTACGGCGGCGCGCTGGCACGTCCATTCAAGACCCATCACCAGGCGCTCGATATGGCGCTGTACATGCGCATCGCCGATGAACTCTACCTCAAGCGGCTGATCGTCGGCGGCATGGAGCGCGTGTATGAAATCGGGCACGACTTCCGGAACGAAGGGATCGACCGCACGCACAATCCCGAGTTCACGATGCTGGAGTTCTAT
This genomic interval from Gemmatimonadota bacterium contains the following:
- a CDS encoding Gfo/Idh/MocA family oxidoreductase, with protein sequence MESSENDRIRIGFVGAGFMGQLVHLPNFTEMAGCEVVALADRRPRLARLVADRFGVARTCDSHEELCADPAIDAIVQITSDDAHAPVSIDALNAGKHVYLEKPMATNLSDARRMVEAAQRNERQLMVGYMKRFDTGVELARSIIEELTSSGELGAITHARGHCFAGDWVCNAGTPIRTDETYPEIEPRPPAWLAQERVREIYSLNNLYCHNINLMRHLLGEVRALKYAALDSLTKLMIFAMDGFDAVLELGRLSANFWDEGVKVYFEDGWVEVLTPPPLLRNVPARVSVYRAGDIQEHAQPQAPRDWAFRRANAHFLDCIRSGDPVRSTGADSIRDQELLEEAFRRF
- a CDS encoding glucose 1-dehydrogenase; protein product: MNTCLASDFRSGYIPFRKAPDRLPGKTEDHLKLESRVAIVTGGSSGIGRGISIELAREGARVVVCDLVERPKPGKYHDQDVTTPTVSALKEMGSDGLFVQADVSDETAVNRLVDRTLEAFGGLDILVNNAGIFALGDSQTTPVETWDRIMGVNLRALFLTTRAAVPHLKASRSGRIINIASVHAFHGGGGPAYAPAKAGVVNLTRDTAVELASLGITANTICPGYIETPIQDYLTEDQVAEALEKTPLPRLGLPKDIGRACVFFASDDAEWITGTALPVDGGWLAPIW
- a CDS encoding M81 family metallopeptidase, with product MRVVTGIIAHETSTFTTVETTRRNYQERYGGLRGSEILKAFRGANKPTGGFIEGAEAHGFELIPTIVAEPHPSGPTPRALLDEIVDEMLDGFRGADPIDGVLLELHGAMVAEGIDDGEGYILSAVRDLVGDVPVVGQLDIHSNMTPLMIEQADVLIGRESYPEVDMAPRGRECADVLVRILREGLRPTMALHQIPMVWGMNQVTAHSPMKEAIDYLHEIESRPGVVCGSIATCFPLADIPHMGASVYIVTDDDREMAQRYADELGAWLYDRRADWHYHMPSTKETLERVHAEDHFPVVLADRNDNTGGGSPGDSTAMLRTFIDAGLEDACVLYMVDPQAVDRCMDAGVGATVTLDVGGKSTPLQGEPVTMTAEVLALSDGRFRYHGPMLAGLEGTMGPSAHIRQEGVHVILVNEREQPFDTAFSESLGLDPREMRYIGVKSSAHFRAGFEPWAGAIHVVTEPGVHDAGVVTYHRLGRKLYPLDGAQR
- a CDS encoding nodulation protein NfeD, which produces MNPIRTFKRLLLACGLACGLAWPGADAVASRVDVIRLIGPIGPVSVQHVSAAIERAEDDRSECLVILLDTPGGLLQSTQMMIKDMLASNVPVVVYVSPSGAGAGSAGVFITMSAHVAAMAPGTSIGAASPVGIGGAVADSTMQEKVENFSVSYIRSIAEKHGRNADWAEQAVRKAEALTDREAVEQNVVDLSVATLDSLLMRIDGTVVEVREGSRVLRTKDAEVSIREMSWHHRVLNVLSNPNIAYLLMMLGFYGLIYEFINPGAIFPGVVGGMCIVIGLFALQTLPINYAGLLLLLLGLGLFVSELFVASGGLLTLGGAVSFTIGSMMLIDSPDPYLRISLYAIIPAVLATAAFTLFALGYALKAQKRRTTTGSQGLIGETGRAHTAVDSRNGKVFVHGEYWFATSETPVEPDTPVRVVEVNGLRLKVESLESGADVT
- a CDS encoding peptide chain release factor 2, with protein sequence MSGGAFDIENRQAETARLEGVTGEPDFWNNQARAQAISRQISDHKKIIDGWNEMGSQAEDLETLFEMAVEEDDRDAFDEIEEGVRSLQGLLEAATLQSMLSAPDDTKNAIVSIHPGAGGTESQDWAEMLMRMYLRWMESRDYAFDTLDLQPGEEAGIKSVSIEVTGEYAYGYLKAEAGVHRLVRISPFDSNHRRHTSFASVSVLPEIDDPGDIDLNETDLEIDVYRASGAGGQHVNKTSSAVRITHRPSGIVVQCQSERSQHRNRESAMKVLMSRLYQQRQDEIREKRERLEGDKKDIAWGSQIRSYVFHPYTMVKDHRTGTEVGNIQSVMNGGIDAFIEAYLRSGDSAKSD
- a CDS encoding slipin family protein translates to MFFDGFQLSTIVIILIVIILFTNAVKILREYERGVIFRLGRLSKALIGKNGPGIIILIPGIDKMEKVSLRTVTKDVPAQDVITRDNVSIKVNAVIYFRVLDPERAITEVEDFLQATHQLAQTSLRSVLGQVELDDLLSNRDKINEDLQILLDQQTEPWGIKVSMVVIKNVDLPIEMQRAMAKQAEAERERRAKVINALGEQQAAEKLSEAAHVMGTHPVAVQLRYLQTLSVVAAENNSTTLFPVPIDLFKPFVDAMKPAVTGGPANPGSGAAETNPGAAERQDEEAS
- a CDS encoding JAB domain-containing protein, with protein sequence MTDLQGVTPIRDWPEDEKPRERLLKYGIHTLSDTELIALLLRTGNGAGGRDVIEISRELLQHFGGLRHLATRELSELCQVSGVGPVKAAQIASAIEIGRRLEAQDMDKKSFISSTDVARYFMPRLRDLRKEIFMVLMLDARNCLIRGVTVSVGSLTASIVHPREVFKPAILDSAASVIFVHNHPSGDPTPSQDDLKITAQLVDAGQMIDIKVLDHIIIGRKSFTSLAGKGLI
- the lysS gene encoding lysine--tRNA ligase, whose product is MNRPIEFNRQRYSKLEEIRARGIDPYPVRYDVTHPAQSILDQAESLIESAEPVAVAGRITSKRGHGKSGFAHLLDRTGRIQIYVRLDRVGPEAYEVYDQLIEVGDYLGVKGAVFTTRTGETTVMADELTLLSKSLRALPEKWHGLRDIETRYRQRYVDLIINPGVKEVFLKRSRLIRSIQRFMDGEGFIEVETPILQPLYGGALARPFKTHHQALDMALYMRIADELYLKRLIVGGMERVYEIGHDFRNEGIDRTHNPEFTMLEFYIAYVDYQYIMDLVERLFVAVFEEVNGTLEHTYQDQPIDLTPPWPRIPMLDAIREYSGIDVAGLSTEELATVCGERGLDVDAELGRGRMIDGLFEHFVQDRLVNPTFITDYPVEISPLAKRRRDDPDLTERFELFICGSEFANAFTELNDPVDQRRRFEEQVEMQRKGDGEAHAMDEDFLRAMEYGMPPTGGCGIGIDRLAMLVTDSANIKDVLLFPHLRRESFEDEPGAQDAE
- a CDS encoding DUF423 domain-containing protein is translated as MEKLFAIAGGISALLGVVAGAFGAHGLKNRISPEMLEIFETAVRYQMYHAFGLLFAAWAVSRWPGAIQPAAGWSFIAGTVLFSGSLYVLSLTGIRWLGAVTPLGGVAFIVGWLLLVYGIYRA